CTGGAGAATTAAAAGGTTTGAAGGTTTTATTCTTTTCCTTCTCTACTCCGGATTCATGGTTTTTATCTTCCGCCTTGGATGAGTTACCAGTCTTAATGTTGCCCTTAATGTTGCCAGTCTTAATGTTGCCCTTAATGTTGCCAGTCTTAATGTTGCCCTTAATGTTGCCAGTCTTAATGTTGCCAGTCTTAATGTTGCCAGTCTGAATAAACCAACAAGTAAAAGCAACTGAAATAAAAACTGAAATACTCTATTTTCGGAACTACCGGAATAATATCGACCTATTAGTAAGGATCACTAGGAAATAATATTCGAAAAGATAGTTTTCTTCGTCGAATTCAAGGTTTTTGAATTTCGTAGCCTTCCTTTAAAAGGGCTCTTACTGCATATTCCAGGTCTTTTTCCCTTACTAGGATATAATCAGTATCATACGTTGAAACGGCAAATATGCTGATGCCTTTATCAGCCAGAGTCCTGCTGATTTCTGCAAGGATTCCTGTCAGCTCGAAATCCAGAGGTCCTTCAACTTTCAGGCAATTCCAGCCCCTTTCAACCTGGGTACCTGCAGGAATATTTGAAGGAATACTGCTTTCCTGGCAGACGACGGAAAGTTCTTCAAGAGTTCGCGTAATCGAATAGAAACTGCTCCCACACACCCATGCAGGAATTTCAGAGCCTGTTTCCAGTTTGCAGACTCCAAACCTTCCTTCAAGGATACTTAAAGTGAGTTTATTTTGCTTCATTTCGGGCTCCGAATTCAATATGTAGAAGTATACGATTAACTAAGAAACATCATTGTCAGAAGTATATCATCACTTTATGGGATAATCTGGTTGTCTCCTGCTCCATGGTTGATATTTTTAGTATTGGAGCTTCCAGTAAGACTATTGAATTCTTTTTTATCAACTCAAGTAGGTGGGTTCAAGTGGAGAGCTGAGTGTGAAAAGAAAGAACTCGAGATGCAATTTACGAGCATTTCCGAATGATATCAACCAATTAATCAGGGAGTAGCGGTGGTTATTTTAGCCGAAGGTTATTTATTCAACTGGACAGACCACCGCTTAGATTCCCTGTTGACTCTAATCTTGTCTTCCCTGGAAAGCCAGCCAATAGCCATCAAAGCAATCTGGGAATCAAAGCCATTCGCGCCCAGATGAGTTTTTATCTGGTTCAGGCTACATTCCCCTTCTTCCAGCCTGTGGTATAGCACTCCTGCAGCTTCCCCGATCTTTAGATTCATATACTCAACCATGTTTATCACCGATTTTTATTTTTGATTACAATTTGCTGTTTTTGAGAATTTTGTGTTGGTTAGTGGAATATACATATTATGAAAACTATTAAGGAAATAAACCCAGAAAATTTCATTTTGGAATACACCGTAAGCCCGGAACCAGATTCCATGTCCTCCATAAAGAATATCTGTCCTCTGTTGCAAATAACCCTGGTCATTACTGCCCGTGGTCTTTATACATCCCCCAAAATGAGCAGATTTTCTTGAGATTATGGTACATATGCTTCTTAATCAATATGTTATTGTTGTATATGCTATCTTGAGCAATTATAAAAGCCTTCTTGAAAATGGCCTCTTAAACATAATTAAATATAATAGACTATATATAATTTTGATTAAAATTCCAGAATAATATTCCGCATAAGGAAGACAATGACATCAACGTTATACCAACCTTAAACAAATAATTAGTGGGGTAATCGTTTATTAATCTTTTAACCGGAGCTGGTCTTGATGAACTTGCTGGGTATGAATGTACTTGATGTTTTTTCAAAGATAGATAGCTTTGTCTGGGGGCCTCCACTTTTAATTTTGCTTGTGGGGACAGGTTTTTTCCTGACATGGTGCCTGGGGCTGATCCAGATCTTCAGGCTGCCTCTAGCTCTCAAATATGTCCTGAATTCAAGAAAATATGAAGCCGGAGTTCTGGGGGACGTCTCAAGCTTTGCTGCGCTCAGTACGGCGCTTTCGGCAACGATCGGGACCGGAAACATCGTGGGGGTGGCAACTGCAATCAAGATAGGGGGGCCCGGAGCTCTTTTCTGGATGTTCCTTGCCGCTTTTTTCGGGATGGCTACCATGTATTCCGAAGCCCTGCTGGCAGTCAAATACAGGACAGTTGACGCAAACGGGCAGATGTCCGGGGGTCCCATGTACTACATTAAAAACGGACTGAGCCATAAAAAGTATAGTAAAATTCTTGCCCCTCTTTTTGCTATCTTCGGGGTAAATGTGGCACTTTTCGGGATAGGGACTTTTCCCCAGGTAAACGCAATTGTGGACTCGGTTCGGATTGCTTTTAATATCCCTGAAATCCTGACTGCAGCCGTGCTGAGCCTGCTTGTGGCTTTTGTGACACTTGGCGGGATCAGGAGGATTGCGGCTGTCGCCCAGTTCATGGTGCCTTTTATGGCAGTGGCTTATGTGCTGGGTTGCCTTGTGATTATCGGGCTGAACCTTGACAAAATTCCCGCAACATTTTCTCTGATTCTCAGTTCTGCATTTACCGATACCGCAGCAAAAGGTGGCTTTCTTGGAGCCGGGATGATGCTTGCAATCCGGATGGGAATTGCCCGGGGGATCTTTTCAAACGAAGCGGGACTCGGAAGTACACCCATAGCAGCCGCAGCCGCAAGGGTCAAAGAGCCGGCAAAACAGGGCTTGATCTCCATGACAGGGACCTTTTTCGATACAATCGTAGTTTGCTTCATGACCGGAACTGTGCTGATCATGACGGATTCCTGGACAGGGGACCTTGCCGGAGCCTACATGACCAGCTACGCTTTTTCCACCGTGCTCTCAGACCTCGGGAGCTACATCGTGACCGTGGGCCTGATCTTCTTTGCCTTTACAACCATCATAGGCTGGAACTATTACGGGGAACGCTGCACGGAATTCCTCTTCGGGGTCAGGGGAATTCTTCCATATAAGGTCCTTTACATTTTCATTGTTGCCTCCGGAGCCTTCCTGACCCTTGACGTTATCTGGATTCTGGCAGATATAGTAAACGGGCTGATGGCTATCCCGAACCTGATAGCCCTCCTTGCGTTGAGAAAGGTTGTTGTAGCTGAGACCAGAAAATATTTTGAGAATTGGGGGGTCGAAGACTAAAATCAAGCCATTTAAACCGGAAACCCGAAACCTGGCTTGAATAAAAATCCGGATGAGGAATGAAGAATAAAATCTGAGATATGAAAAACAAAACCTGGGGAATGAGAAATAAAACCTAAGAAATAAAAAATAAAACCTGAGGAATAAAGAATGATATCTGAGGAATGAAAAATACAACCTGATAAAGGTTGCAAATAAAGTGTAACGGTTATAAGCAACTCCAATAGATTGTTACCTATAAAATTCATATCCAGAAAAGGATTGTTGCCCATGAAGTCCACCCATCAAGAACTAAAAATCCGGGCTGTGAAGAAGAAATGTATAAAAACAGATACATCTCCTACAGCTGCCTTCTGTTTTCTTGCAGCTATACTGATGATAACCACCCTCCTGACTCCTACAGCTTCTGCGGTTGTGGTCTCCGGAAACACCCATCTTGAGGTGTATGTTTCGGAAATAACCCCCAACCCTGCCAGGCCCGGAGAAGATCTGCTCATAAAAATCAACATAGAAAATACCGGAAACGACCCTGCTGAAAATGTGATAATAGGAATTGAGGAACTAGATCCCTTTATTTTCACTTACAGCACCTCAGAGGTCTACGGTTCCGGGACGAACACCGAGCGCGTCTTTCAAATTGAACAGATAAGGCAGCGCGCAAAAGTAGAGCTTAACTTCCACTTCAGGGTGGACGAAAGGGCGACTTCGGGAGTCCGCCAGCTTGAGTTTACCATAGTAGACGGGGACGGGGTGAGCTTTTCGAAAAGGATTCCGATAAGAGTGGAAGGAAACCCTGACATTGTGCTCACGGGGACTGTAATCACTCCGACAAACAAAGAGAACTCTTCGGTTGATGCCCTGGTCCCGGGACAGGCCTTTTACCTCCGGACTACGGTTAAGAATGCAGGGAACGGAAATGCAAAAAATGTCAGGGTTATCTTGGACTTAAACAGTTCTTCTCCCCTTATCCCCCTCGAAGACAATGTCCGTTTCTTTGAGGGCCTTAAAGCCGGAAGCTCTAAGAACCTGTCGTTTAAACTCCTTTTAGGCAGTAACGCAGAGGTGCAGCCCTACAAGATCCCCCTAAGGATCACAGCTTCAAACGAAGCCGAGGATTTCCAGATCAACAAGGCCCAGGAAATAGGGGTCAATGTGCTGAACCAGGCGAATATTAACATTGCAAGCCTGAAATTCGATCCCCAGATGCCTGTTAAAGGGCAGCAGGTCTCCATGATCCTGCGGCTTGAAAATGTAGGGGAAGGAGAAGCCCGTTTCGTGAAAGCCAACCTTGAAGGGCTTGAAGGCTCGGGAAGCACGGAAGCCTTCCTGGGACGCCTGAAAAAAGACGATGATGCCCCGGCAGTCTTTATCTTCATTCCGGATAAAGCAGGATACCAGGAAGTAACTCTGCTTGTAGAATACGAGGATGATTTCGGGGAGCACCAGCTTAGCGAGGACCTGACCTTCAATGTGGACCGACAGAAGGGGAGCATTATCCCCATTATACTGGGAGCAGTCCTGATTCTTGCAGCCACAGTCTTCTACATGAAAAAGAAAGGAAAGCTCTAAAGAACACATTAAAAATAAAGTTAGAAGCAGAATAAACCAAGCAGGACACCTGATTATGCTTGAAAAAGCGAAAGTTTCCTTCTTCCTTGCCGGCCGAACCATAACAAGAGGCAATAAGGGGATCACAATCTTTACGGTCATTGTGCTGACCCTTATCTTCGTGCAGCTTGTGCTCTTTTCGAGCATGTTAGCCGGGGTCACGCTCAAGTTTAACGAGCTTATGGTGGACTTTCAGACCGGAAACGTCGTGGTCGAACCCAGGGAAGAGGAACGCTATATAGAGGACGCATCAGCTCTCCAGAAGAAGATCGAAAGCCTTCCCCAGGTGGTCGGGACTTCAGCTCGCCTGAAGACCTCGGGGAACTTCCACTACAAGGAAAAGGAAATGGGAGTCACGGTTTACGGGATTGATCCTGAGAATGAAAACTTTGTAACAGACCTCGAAGATGCCGTCATAAGCGGGGAATTCCTGAGCGGGCCCGACCGTGGGGAGGTAATCCTGGGCAGGGAAGTTTCGGGCGGCTTTGGAGCCCTGATGGAATCAAGGTCTTTGGGTGGCGTAGAAGTGGGAGATACGGTGGAAATCACAATCAACGGCAAAACCCGGGAGTTCAGAGTTAAGGGGATCTACACAACCCGCTACTTCATGGTCGATGCCGGGGCCTACATCAGCAGGGCGGACCTGGAAGAAATGCTCGGCGTACAGAATAGAGACTTTGCCCAGGAAATAGCTGTTAAGACAACAGAAGGCACGGATGAGTATGAGACCCGGACGGCTCTCCTCTCTCTGGGTATCAGGGAAAACATTCGCACCTGGCGCGAATTCGCAGGGATTCTCCGCCTGATCGAAAGCACCCTTGGGATGATTCGGGACATAATGAACGTGATCGGTCTCCTGATAGCTTTCGTGATCATCTTTGTAGTTATCTATGTAAACATCGTTAACAAAAAGAGGCAAATTGGAGTCCAGAAAGCCATAGGGATAGAGCAGAACGTAATCATAGCTTCCTTTGTGCTCCAAGCCATGTTCTACGCGGGAATTGGCGTCATCCTCGGATTCATTTTCATGCGTTTTGGGCTCGCCCCCTACACCGCAGCACACCCGGTGGACATACCTCTCGGCAGCATGAGCCTGAAGTTGGACGATGCCGAAGCCATAAACCGTGCAGTCCTCCTCTTCCTTGCCTCAATCATTGGCTCCGTTATCCCTGCCTACACACTGACGCAAAAAGACCTCCTGGAATTGATCTGGGGCAAATGAGAAAGAGGTTAAGAGAGGTTAAGGCATGGATAAAATGGAAAAAGAAATGGAAAAAGAAATGGAAAAAGAAATGGAAAAAGAAATAGAAGATGAGCCTGGAAAGGAAAACATTGAGACTGGAACTGAAAACATGCCCGATCGAAAAAAAGAAGCTGGAATTGAAATTGCAGTGAAAACACCCAATGAAAAAAACGTAGACATTATCATCGAAGGCATTGATATTGTCCGAACCTTCCTGATGGGTGA
The Methanosarcina sp. WWM596 DNA segment above includes these coding regions:
- a CDS encoding ACT domain-containing protein; its protein translation is MKQNKLTLSILEGRFGVCKLETGSEIPAWVCGSSFYSITRTLEELSVVCQESSIPSNIPAGTQVERGWNCLKVEGPLDFELTGILAEISRTLADKGISIFAVSTYDTDYILVREKDLEYAVRALLKEGYEIQKP
- a CDS encoding winged helix-turn-helix domain-containing protein, with translation MVEYMNLKIGEAAGVLYHRLEEGECSLNQIKTHLGANGFDSQIALMAIGWLSREDKIRVNRESKRWSVQLNK
- a CDS encoding sodium:alanine symporter family protein, whose amino-acid sequence is MNLLGMNVLDVFSKIDSFVWGPPLLILLVGTGFFLTWCLGLIQIFRLPLALKYVLNSRKYEAGVLGDVSSFAALSTALSATIGTGNIVGVATAIKIGGPGALFWMFLAAFFGMATMYSEALLAVKYRTVDANGQMSGGPMYYIKNGLSHKKYSKILAPLFAIFGVNVALFGIGTFPQVNAIVDSVRIAFNIPEILTAAVLSLLVAFVTLGGIRRIAAVAQFMVPFMAVAYVLGCLVIIGLNLDKIPATFSLILSSAFTDTAAKGGFLGAGMMLAIRMGIARGIFSNEAGLGSTPIAAAAARVKEPAKQGLISMTGTFFDTIVVCFMTGTVLIMTDSWTGDLAGAYMTSYAFSTVLSDLGSYIVTVGLIFFAFTTIIGWNYYGERCTEFLFGVRGILPYKVLYIFIVASGAFLTLDVIWILADIVNGLMAIPNLIALLALRKVVVAETRKYFENWGVED
- a CDS encoding COG1361 S-layer family protein, with the protein product MKSTHQELKIRAVKKKCIKTDTSPTAAFCFLAAILMITTLLTPTASAVVVSGNTHLEVYVSEITPNPARPGEDLLIKINIENTGNDPAENVIIGIEELDPFIFTYSTSEVYGSGTNTERVFQIEQIRQRAKVELNFHFRVDERATSGVRQLEFTIVDGDGVSFSKRIPIRVEGNPDIVLTGTVITPTNKENSSVDALVPGQAFYLRTTVKNAGNGNAKNVRVILDLNSSSPLIPLEDNVRFFEGLKAGSSKNLSFKLLLGSNAEVQPYKIPLRITASNEAEDFQINKAQEIGVNVLNQANINIASLKFDPQMPVKGQQVSMILRLENVGEGEARFVKANLEGLEGSGSTEAFLGRLKKDDDAPAVFIFIPDKAGYQEVTLLVEYEDDFGEHQLSEDLTFNVDRQKGSIIPIILGAVLILAATVFYMKKKGKL
- a CDS encoding ABC transporter permease, with the protein product MLEKAKVSFFLAGRTITRGNKGITIFTVIVLTLIFVQLVLFSSMLAGVTLKFNELMVDFQTGNVVVEPREEERYIEDASALQKKIESLPQVVGTSARLKTSGNFHYKEKEMGVTVYGIDPENENFVTDLEDAVISGEFLSGPDRGEVILGREVSGGFGALMESRSLGGVEVGDTVEITINGKTREFRVKGIYTTRYFMVDAGAYISRADLEEMLGVQNRDFAQEIAVKTTEGTDEYETRTALLSLGIRENIRTWREFAGILRLIESTLGMIRDIMNVIGLLIAFVIIFVVIYVNIVNKKRQIGVQKAIGIEQNVIIASFVLQAMFYAGIGVILGFIFMRFGLAPYTAAHPVDIPLGSMSLKLDDAEAINRAVLLFLASIIGSVIPAYTLTQKDLLELIWGK